The Natrinema saccharevitans genome includes the window CGAGGGTTTTCGGTGTGATGGTCTCGCCCTCGCCGGTGGTAACCGCCTGCATCGCGCTTCTGATCGCTGTACCGTCGTTTTGGCCCGCATAGGCGTTCGCGAGCAACAGGACGGCGGTCGCGTCGTACGAGTGAGACGTGAAGACGCTCGGTTCGACGTCGTACTCGCTCTCGTACAGTTCGGTAAACGTCTCGGTTCCGGGCCCGGCGACCAGCGGTGCGGTTCCGCGAATGCCGTCCAGCGAGTAGTCGACCTCGTCCTGAAGCTCGCTGTCCTGCAGTCCGTCGGTAACGAGGATATCCTCCTCGGCGTCCCTGCCCAGGTCGGTGAGTACCTGGCCTCCCGTCTGTGGATAGCCGATCACGACGAGTAACTCCGGATCGTCGACTCGAGCGCGTTCGATGGCGTCGGTGTAGGTGCTTTGACCCTCCTCGAGCGGAACCTGCGCCGAGACCGTTCCCCCGTGGCTGGTCTGAAACGAACTGCTGAACGCCTGACTCAGCTGCCAGCCGTAGTCGTTGTTCACGTAGAGGGTCGCTGCGCGATCGTGGTCGAGATCGTTCGCCGCCTGATCAGCGAGGACGACCGCCTGGAGTGAGTCCGAGAGCGCTGTACGGAAGACGAGGCCGGCGTCGTTGAGCGACGTGATCGTCGGAGAGGTCGCACCCGGCGAGCAACAGACGGTCCGATAGGGAATGAGAACCTGTTGGGTCGCCTGTAATGTCACGTCGGACGCGGCCGGTCCGTTGATCATCGGGTATCCCGCTGCGACGAGATCGGCGGCACCCTGCACGCCCGCTGCCGGTGACGTCTCTGTATCCATGACGTCGTACTCGATCTCGAGCGACACGCTGTCTTCGACCTGCCGGATCGGCAGCAACGCCGCGTCTCGAATCGGTCCACCCACAGAATCGAGATCGCCGCTCAGCGGCTGCATTACCCCGAGTTTGAGCGTCCTGTCCGTTCCCCCGATACTGCTCCCCTGCTCGACGTCACCCGAGCCAAGCCCCGGCACCGAACTGAGACAACCGGCCAGCCCGCTGAGACCAGCGGTACAGAGCCCGG containing:
- a CDS encoding ABC transporter substrate-binding protein; the encoded protein is MPVRSNRRRLLSGLCTAGLSGLAGCLSSVPGLGSGDVEQGSSIGGTDRTLKLGVMQPLSGDLDSVGGPIRDAALLPIRQVEDSVSLEIEYDVMDTETSPAAGVQGAADLVAAGYPMINGPAASDVTLQATQQVLIPYRTVCCSPGATSPTITSLNDAGLVFRTALSDSLQAVVLADQAANDLDHDRAATLYVNNDYGWQLSQAFSSSFQTSHGGTVSAQVPLEEGQSTYTDAIERARVDDPELLVVIGYPQTGGQVLTDLGRDAEEDILVTDGLQDSELQDEVDYSLDGIRGTAPLVAGPGTETFTELYESEYDVEPSVFTSHSYDATAVLLLANAYAGQNDGTAIRSAMQAVTTGEGETITPKTLADGLELAAEGEPIAYEGASSSVGFDENGDVVDAVFKYWEFDQDADGGIREIDRVSA